One window of Pieris napi chromosome 14, ilPieNapi1.2, whole genome shotgun sequence genomic DNA carries:
- the LOC125056027 gene encoding polycomb protein Pcl isoform X2, protein MDINAEVSTQLSLIDALLSNFDKTIPPSPDKKNEKKEEETQDAMPDSTTNTEKSIINPFHCGDDVLVPNKDGRYYLGTIVELSTSNDNDSCEVGTGVARCLVKFGDGTHAWAPVATLKLLSAPPADDGRIMCVVCKRREGLASSPATNAIIACDMCGRGYHAKCHTPPVDAWINGASWHCKRCVDQRYRVAAAENRASKRTDLFRFKGGQQRRQQQELTPPCDTASTTSSAASDAGKDQSEGHCYCVEKSDWLAQMLLCCRCSRWFHQRCVSSLQYPLYAGDKLYIFACANCNGGTEFLRRLELCWLDLAHLALYNLTAYNAPNYFDLDTVIMPYIMDNWHALQLPEKMWRTPVNERRERILTALTSSRKRFKCGREMKKRATIWGLRLRRPPPPPLQLSALEQVQKGVPLTDDMVREYAPKLRFLPRPPSPQTVTSLEDCSLPSSSNNEKSSYKNNQHNMIVPVDGHWLNLMMGKRFHENLNSNSENDSTSSYESAKTCERDDQPSPICTSTETKSDTKDHLEKLSEVLSESNEAKSTCETADRLPQLDQIPKDEPNKDCTITHSAKLATMNLEVSKLSTKNIIEHSKIMSLQHMDRVPISLMPEESSGDETSSRGTLDVIIPPLKDFQGKNNPFLMNSHSKPFTSNMNVYRQNGRLNSRFSLPNQLNPLFGPVIRPMKRKLSEKDIVIGPNGEVKRRKYRRPKKHLQLNKSCPLPDDVSKVVTPTESEVPPSGNTNAHGRRLRQRQEKNYYENSRRNTNNTSINSVKSLQLSPHKVDSGACAPDALSALKSSVQSYFRAGQTFRVLARRSSPGLQPAYLIEWDSTS, encoded by the exons ATGGATATTAATGCTG AGGTGTCAACACAACTGTCCTTGATCGATGCCCTGTTGAGCAACTTTGACAAAACAATACCACCGAGTCCAGACAAAAAGAATGAGAAAAAAGAGGAAGAAACACAGGATGCAATGCCAGACTCTACAACTAATACTGAAAAGAGTATTATAAATCCATTCCATTGTGGAGATGATGTCCTTGTCCCAAACAAGGATGGGAGATATTATTTAG GAACAATAGTAGAGCTGAGCACTAGTAATGACAATGATTCTTGTGAAGTGGGAACGGGGGTTGCTAGATGTCTGGTCAAATTTGGGGATGGGACTCATGCGTGGGCGCCGGTCGCCACACTCAAATTGCTTAGCGCCCCACCAGCTGACGATGGTAGGATTATGTGCGTCGTGTGCAAACGGAGAGAGGGCCTGGCCTCTAGTCCCGCAACGAATGCAATTATTGCCTGCGATATGTGTGGCAGGGGTTATCATGCTAAGTGCCACACGCCGCCTGTTGATGCTTGGATCAATG GTGCATCATGGCACTGCAAGCGCTGCGTAGACCAACGGTACCGCGTAGCCGCAGCCGAGAATCGCGCGAGCAAGAGAACTGACCTATTCCGGTTCAAGGGCGGGCAACAACGGCGGCAGCAGCAGGAATTAACTCCACCTTGCGAT ACCGCATCAACAACTTCGTCAGCTGCGTCAGACGCGGGTAAAGACCAAAGCGAGGGACACTGCTACTGTGTAGAAAAAAGTGATTGGTTAGCTCAg atGTTATTATGCTGCCGATGCTCCCGTTGGTTTCACCAAAGATGCGTTTCAAGTTTACAGTATCCTTTATATGCAGGTGATAA gcTGTACATATTCGCGTGTGCAAATTGCAATGGCGGCACTGAGTTTCTTCGTCGTTTGGAGTTATGCTGGTTAGACTTGGCGCATTTGGCCCTTTACAACCTCACCGCCTACAACGCGCCTAATTACTTCGACCTGGATACAGTCATCATGCCGTATATCATGGACAATTGGCATGCTTTGCAGCTTCCAGAGAAG atGTGGCGGACGCCAGTCAACGAGAGAAGAGAGCGTATTCTAACGGCCCTAACGTCCTCTCGTAAGCGTTTTAAGTGTGGTCGGGAGATGAAGAAGCGCGCTACGATTTGGGGCCTGAGATTGCGCAGACCGCCGCCGCCGCCGCTACAGCTCTCTGCGCTGGAACAG gTTCAAAAAGGCGTTCCATTAACGGATGACATGGTTCGTGAATATGCTCCAAAATTACGGTTTCTGCCCCGACCCCCATCACCGCAAACTGTCACATCTCTAGAAGATTG tTCCCTACCCTCTAGTAGCAACAATGAAAAGAGTTCCTATAAAAATAACCAGCATAATATGATCGTACCTGTTGATGGTCATTGGCTAAATCTGATGATGGGAAAGCGGTTTCATGAAAATCTTAACTCCAATTCTGAAAACGACTCAACCAGTTCCTATGAATCAGCAAAGACATGTGAACGGGATGACCAGCCCTCACCAATTTGTACTTCAACGGAAACAAAATCCGACACCAAAGATCATTTAGAAAAACTGTCAGAAGTCCTATCAGAATCGAATGAAGCTAAGTCAACTTGTGAAACAGCCGATCGACTGCCTCAGCTAGACCAAATACCCAAAGATGAGCCCAATAAGGATTGTACGATCACTCACTCGGCCAAACTAGCTACCATGAACCTGGAAGTGTCGAAGTTATCCACAAAAAATATCATAGAACATTCCAAAATTATGTCCCTCCAACACATGGACCGTGTACCAATTAGTTTAATGCCAGAAGAGTCTTCTGGAGACGAGACCTCTAGTAGAGGAACGTTAGATGTAATAATACCACCCCTGAAGGACTTTCAAGGGAAGAACAACCCGTTCCTTATGAACTCTCACTCTAAGCCCTTCACGTCGAATATGAATGTGTATAGACAAAATGGAAGACTGAACTCACGCTTTTCACTGCCAAATCAGTTAAACCCATTGTTTGGGCCTGTTATTAGGCCTATGAAGAGAAAGCTTAGCGAAAAAGATATAGTAATAGGACCCAACGGAGAAGTCAAGAGAAGAAAGTATAGACGACCTAAGAAGCATTTACAG TTGAATAAGTCATGTCCACTGCCAGACGACGTATCAAAAGTCGTCACCCCAACGGAGAGTGAAGTCCCACCGAGCGGAAACACAAACGCACACGGGCGAAGACTAAGACAGCGACAGGAGAAAAATTACTATGAAAATTCGCGACGAAACACAAATAATACTAGTATCAATAGTGTTAAAAGCCTCCAACTGAGCCCTCATAAGGTGGACAGCGGCGCCTGCGCACCGGACGCTTTATCCGCCCTAAAGTCAAGTGTCCAGTCGTACTTTCGCGCTGGGCAAACGTTTCGTGTATTAGCTCGTCGTAGTTCTCCAGGTCTTCAGCCCGCATATCTTATCGAATGGGACTCCACCTCAtag
- the LOC125055747 gene encoding leucine-rich repeat-containing protein 57-like, whose translation MGNAGLKQHYETASKTGVLQISNNKPKLREIPTEVYKLSESLRNLDLSKNKISCISDDITKFKLLKQLNLCDNSIQVLPSTIANLKKLELLNVSHNSIQLLPHPIAELSNLKQIYLNNNKFKQFPKPLIGLKNLEVVDLSYNKIVEIPSGMANFHAMELNLSQNEISVLSEDLHEAPRLKILKLEENCLCLDTIRPSLLRDSKIHTLNVDGNLFESKQLAAVEGYNEYTERYTAMKKKMF comes from the coding sequence ATGGGGAATGCAGGTCTAAAGCAACACTATGAAACTGCATCAAAGACTGGAGTACTacaaatatctaataataagcCAAAATTGAGAGAAATACCTACAGAAGTTTACAAATTATCAGAAAGTTTAAGGAATTTGGACTTATCTAAGAACAAAATTTCATGTATTTCTGACGATATAACAAAGTTTAAGTTGTTAAAACAACTAAATCTATGTGACAATTCTATTCAAGTTTTACCAAGTACAATAGCTAATCTAAAAAAACTGGAATTGTTAAATGTTTCCCATAACTCTATACAGTTATTGCCCCACCCAATTGCTGAATtgtcaaatttaaaacaaatatatttaaacaacaaTAAGTTTAAACAATTTCCAAAACCGTTGATTGGACTTAAAAATCTGGAGGTAGTTGATCTATCTTATAACAAGATTGTTGAGATTCCAAGTGGCATGGCAAATTTTCATGCAATGGAGTTAAATCTAAGTCAAAATGAAATCTCTGTTCTTTCTGAAGATTTACATGAAGCACCAAGACTTAAGATATTGAAATTAGAAGAGAATTGTCTTTGCTTAGATACAATACGGCCAAGCCTATTGAGAGATTCAAAAATTCACACACTCAATGTAGATGGAAATTTGTTTGAATCAAAACAATTAGCTGCAGTGGAAGGATATAATGAGTATACAGAAAGATATACGGCAATGAAGAAAAAGATGTTTTGA
- the LOC125056027 gene encoding polycomb protein Pcl isoform X1 has protein sequence MDINAEVSTQLSLIDALLSNFDKTIPPSPDKKNEKKEEETQDAMPDSTTNTEKSIINPFHCGDDVLVPNKDGRYYLGTIVELSTSNDNDSCEVGTGVARCLVKFGDGTHAWAPVATLKLLSAPPADDGRIMCVVCKRREGLASSPATNAIIACDMCGRGYHAKCHTPPVDAWINGASWHCKRCVDQRYRVAAAENRASKRTDLFRFKGGQQRRQQQELTPPCDTASTTSSAASDAGKDQSEGHCYCVEKSDWLAQMLLCCRCSRWFHQRCVSSLQYPLYAGDKLYIFACANCNGGTEFLRRLELCWLDLAHLALYNLTAYNAPNYFDLDTVIMPYIMDNWHALQLPEKMWRTPVNERRERILTALTSSRKRFKCGREMKKRATIWGLRLRRPPPPPLQLSALEQVQKGVPLTDDMVREYAPKLRFLPRPPSPQTVTSLEDCSLPSSSNNEKSSYKNNQHNMIVPVDGHWLNLMMGKRFHENLNSNSENDSTSSYESAKTCERDDQPSPICTSTETKSDTKDHLEKLSEVLSESNEAKSTCETADRLPQLDQIPKDEPNKDCTITHSAKLATMNLEVSKLSTKNIIEHSKIMSLQHMDRVPISLMPEESSGDETSSRGTLDVIIPPLKDFQGKNNPFLMNSHSKPFTSNMNVYRQNGRLNSRFSLPNQLNPLFGPVIRPMKRKLSEKDIVIGPNGEVKRRKYRRPKKHLQLQLNKSCPLPDDVSKVVTPTESEVPPSGNTNAHGRRLRQRQEKNYYENSRRNTNNTSINSVKSLQLSPHKVDSGACAPDALSALKSSVQSYFRAGQTFRVLARRSSPGLQPAYLIEWDSTS, from the exons ATGGATATTAATGCTG AGGTGTCAACACAACTGTCCTTGATCGATGCCCTGTTGAGCAACTTTGACAAAACAATACCACCGAGTCCAGACAAAAAGAATGAGAAAAAAGAGGAAGAAACACAGGATGCAATGCCAGACTCTACAACTAATACTGAAAAGAGTATTATAAATCCATTCCATTGTGGAGATGATGTCCTTGTCCCAAACAAGGATGGGAGATATTATTTAG GAACAATAGTAGAGCTGAGCACTAGTAATGACAATGATTCTTGTGAAGTGGGAACGGGGGTTGCTAGATGTCTGGTCAAATTTGGGGATGGGACTCATGCGTGGGCGCCGGTCGCCACACTCAAATTGCTTAGCGCCCCACCAGCTGACGATGGTAGGATTATGTGCGTCGTGTGCAAACGGAGAGAGGGCCTGGCCTCTAGTCCCGCAACGAATGCAATTATTGCCTGCGATATGTGTGGCAGGGGTTATCATGCTAAGTGCCACACGCCGCCTGTTGATGCTTGGATCAATG GTGCATCATGGCACTGCAAGCGCTGCGTAGACCAACGGTACCGCGTAGCCGCAGCCGAGAATCGCGCGAGCAAGAGAACTGACCTATTCCGGTTCAAGGGCGGGCAACAACGGCGGCAGCAGCAGGAATTAACTCCACCTTGCGAT ACCGCATCAACAACTTCGTCAGCTGCGTCAGACGCGGGTAAAGACCAAAGCGAGGGACACTGCTACTGTGTAGAAAAAAGTGATTGGTTAGCTCAg atGTTATTATGCTGCCGATGCTCCCGTTGGTTTCACCAAAGATGCGTTTCAAGTTTACAGTATCCTTTATATGCAGGTGATAA gcTGTACATATTCGCGTGTGCAAATTGCAATGGCGGCACTGAGTTTCTTCGTCGTTTGGAGTTATGCTGGTTAGACTTGGCGCATTTGGCCCTTTACAACCTCACCGCCTACAACGCGCCTAATTACTTCGACCTGGATACAGTCATCATGCCGTATATCATGGACAATTGGCATGCTTTGCAGCTTCCAGAGAAG atGTGGCGGACGCCAGTCAACGAGAGAAGAGAGCGTATTCTAACGGCCCTAACGTCCTCTCGTAAGCGTTTTAAGTGTGGTCGGGAGATGAAGAAGCGCGCTACGATTTGGGGCCTGAGATTGCGCAGACCGCCGCCGCCGCCGCTACAGCTCTCTGCGCTGGAACAG gTTCAAAAAGGCGTTCCATTAACGGATGACATGGTTCGTGAATATGCTCCAAAATTACGGTTTCTGCCCCGACCCCCATCACCGCAAACTGTCACATCTCTAGAAGATTG tTCCCTACCCTCTAGTAGCAACAATGAAAAGAGTTCCTATAAAAATAACCAGCATAATATGATCGTACCTGTTGATGGTCATTGGCTAAATCTGATGATGGGAAAGCGGTTTCATGAAAATCTTAACTCCAATTCTGAAAACGACTCAACCAGTTCCTATGAATCAGCAAAGACATGTGAACGGGATGACCAGCCCTCACCAATTTGTACTTCAACGGAAACAAAATCCGACACCAAAGATCATTTAGAAAAACTGTCAGAAGTCCTATCAGAATCGAATGAAGCTAAGTCAACTTGTGAAACAGCCGATCGACTGCCTCAGCTAGACCAAATACCCAAAGATGAGCCCAATAAGGATTGTACGATCACTCACTCGGCCAAACTAGCTACCATGAACCTGGAAGTGTCGAAGTTATCCACAAAAAATATCATAGAACATTCCAAAATTATGTCCCTCCAACACATGGACCGTGTACCAATTAGTTTAATGCCAGAAGAGTCTTCTGGAGACGAGACCTCTAGTAGAGGAACGTTAGATGTAATAATACCACCCCTGAAGGACTTTCAAGGGAAGAACAACCCGTTCCTTATGAACTCTCACTCTAAGCCCTTCACGTCGAATATGAATGTGTATAGACAAAATGGAAGACTGAACTCACGCTTTTCACTGCCAAATCAGTTAAACCCATTGTTTGGGCCTGTTATTAGGCCTATGAAGAGAAAGCTTAGCGAAAAAGATATAGTAATAGGACCCAACGGAGAAGTCAAGAGAAGAAAGTATAGACGACCTAAGAAGCATTTACAGTTACAG TTGAATAAGTCATGTCCACTGCCAGACGACGTATCAAAAGTCGTCACCCCAACGGAGAGTGAAGTCCCACCGAGCGGAAACACAAACGCACACGGGCGAAGACTAAGACAGCGACAGGAGAAAAATTACTATGAAAATTCGCGACGAAACACAAATAATACTAGTATCAATAGTGTTAAAAGCCTCCAACTGAGCCCTCATAAGGTGGACAGCGGCGCCTGCGCACCGGACGCTTTATCCGCCCTAAAGTCAAGTGTCCAGTCGTACTTTCGCGCTGGGCAAACGTTTCGTGTATTAGCTCGTCGTAGTTCTCCAGGTCTTCAGCCCGCATATCTTATCGAATGGGACTCCACCTCAtag